A portion of the Deltaproteobacteria bacterium genome contains these proteins:
- a CDS encoding class I SAM-dependent methyltransferase yields MKSQGDIIEERRRIWERKPILRRLYHRWYRLIGEAIRPGRTLELGGGSGNLKEFFPGTITSDILFAPWLDVVLDAHFLPFKKESLDNIVLFDVLHHLSRPARFFGEAEKVLRPGGRVVMMEPYVSWFSYVVYRYFHPEGLDGEVDPYGEAFGGSGKEAFKGNQSIPSLMFIKYGRRFAREFPGFRVIRIDTMDFLVYPLSGGFHNPSLCPVFAFPMLERLERWLKPFRSFLAFRMLVVIEKRAK; encoded by the coding sequence ATGAAATCACAGGGAGATATCATCGAGGAACGCCGGAGGATTTGGGAACGCAAACCTATCCTCAGGAGACTGTATCACCGGTGGTACCGGTTGATCGGCGAAGCCATAAGGCCGGGCAGGACCCTGGAGCTGGGCGGGGGAAGCGGGAACCTGAAGGAGTTTTTCCCCGGGACGATCACCTCGGATATTCTCTTCGCACCATGGCTTGATGTCGTCCTGGACGCCCATTTCCTGCCGTTCAAGAAAGAGAGTCTGGACAACATCGTACTCTTTGATGTGCTTCATCACCTGTCTCGTCCCGCCCGATTCTTCGGGGAAGCGGAAAAGGTTTTGCGCCCCGGAGGACGCGTGGTCATGATGGAACCTTATGTGTCCTGGTTCTCCTATGTCGTCTACCGGTATTTTCACCCGGAAGGGTTGGATGGCGAGGTTGATCCGTACGGAGAAGCCTTTGGGGGATCGGGCAAGGAGGCCTTCAAGGGAAACCAGTCCATCCCCTCTCTTATGTTTATCAAGTATGGCCGGAGGTTTGCCCGGGAATTTCCGGGGTTCCGGGTGATTCGGATCGATACGATGGATTTTTTAGTTTACCCCCTGAGCGGAGGATTCCATAACCCGAGCCTGTGCCCGGTCTTTGCCTTTCCGATGCTTGAGCGCCTTGAAA